The Dyadobacter sp. 676 DNA window CGATTTCGGCCAACGCCGGCAACGACACCCTCACACGGCGTGCCGAATGGCTGACAGCCCAGCTCACGGCATTCGAAAGGCGGATCCACGTCTATTCAGGCTCTTTTGTGCCGTTCGATTCGGAGTCGAAGGAACTTTTCGATGCAGTGGCACCCCTGTACGACGAAAAGCATTTCCGTGTCCTCATAGCCCGGCTCGACCGGCTTTTGCCCGGCGAAGGCTCCATCCCGGAACGTTACCAGAAATTGGCCAGCCGCTTTCTCATTCCCGAAAGCAAGATCGATACTGTGTTCCGCACCGCCATTACCGAGGCCCGCAAACGTACTCGCGCGCATTACCCGCTGCCTGCGGGCGAAGATTTCAAACTCGAATATGTGCGCGATAAGCCGTGGTCGGGCTATAACTGGTACAAAGGCAACTACAAAAGCGTAATCCAGATCAATGTGAGCCAGCCTATTTACATAGAAAGGGCGATCGATCTCGCATGCCACGAGGGGTACCCGGGCCACCATGTTTATAATACGCTACTGGAAAAGAACCTTTTCCGCGATAAAGGCTGGACCGAAATTTCGCTTTACCCGTTGTTCAGTCCCCAATCCCTGATTGCCGAAGGGAGTGCCAATTACGGCATTTCGATCGCATTCCCCGGCGACGGGCAAAAAGAATTCTGCAAGAATGTCCTGATCCCGCTGGCCGGCCTTGACACGGCAATGAGCGATATTTATTTCGAAGCGCTGGCCGTGCGTTCCGCTCTGAATTACGCACGCAACGAAGTGGCCCGGGGCCTGCTCGACGGCGGCATGAGCGAACAGGAAGCTAAGCGATGGCTCACCGACTATTGCCTGCTGCCCGAAAAAGGAGCCTCCGACTACCTACGGTTTATCCGCAAATACCGGAGCTATGTAATCAATTACAATTATGGCCAGGATATCGTGAGGAAGTATATCGAGTCGCAGGGCGGTACCGCCGCTGATCCCGGCAGGCGATGGAAACTTTTCGAGACATTACTCAGCACAGAAAACAAAGCAGGAGATCTGCTGAAACCCTGAAAAGACGGGGCAATGCTAAAATGTCCCGAACCGGTCGTTTTACCCCACATTTCGGCAGAATGCCGTATATTGAACATTTTCCGCTACTCCTTTGACTACCTTGAAAAAAGCCGGTTTACCTATTAGAAAGAAAAGGCTTTACTTCTTTCGCATTGTTTGCGCATTGGCGGTCGCCGTTGCGATCATTTCCGGTGCATCGGCTCAGGCACCGTTGTTGCCCAGACATTATACCTGCTACCGTGCGGAAAAAGGAATTAGCGTGGATGGCCGCCTGAGCGAGCGTTCATGGAAAAAAGCCGCATGGACTTCGTCGTTTGTGGATATAGAAGGGGATAAAAAGCCCCTACCCCGGCAGGATACGCGTGTAAAAATGCTTTGGGACGACCGGTACCTGTATATCGCCGCCCAGATGGAGGAAGAACATATCTGGGCGTATCAGAACAAAAAGGATCAGATTGTGTACCTCGAAAATGATTTTGAAGTATTTATCGATCCCGACGGCGATACCGACAATTACTATGAGCTCGAAATTAACGCCATCAACAACATATTCGACCTTTTTCTGCCCAAGCCCTACCGAAAAGGCGGCCGGGCACAGATCGACTGGGATATTAAAGGTCTGAAATCGGCAGTGACCGTCGACGGTACCGTCAACAATGCCCGAGACAAAGACAAGCGCTGGGTCGTGGAAATCGCCATTCCGTTCGAATCCCTGTCCATCGAAAACGTGAAACCGCTGATCCCCGCCGACGGCGCCGAATGGCGGATCAACTTCTCCCGCGTCAACTGGCAGCATGAAATCGGCGAAGACGGCCGTTACAACCGGAAGCGGAATGCGGAAACCGGCAAGATCATTCCTGAATACAACTGGGTATGGTCGCCACAGGGCATTATCAACATGCATTACCCCGAATACTGGGGAAAACTGCTTTTCAGCGCGGAAAAAGTCGGAAAAGCAAAAGGAATCGCACAAAAATGATGCGCCGTATGACCAGAACCTTCACACTCTTTCTCCTGACACTCCTTACCAGCTCAGCAGGTGCGCAACCCGATACGATCAGTCACGCTGCCATCGACAAGAAACTGGCTGCGAAACTCGAAAGCGTACTTGCAGGCTTCCACGGGCAGGCCGGCGTATACGTGCGTAACCTCAAAACCAACCGCATTGCCGCCGTAAATGCCGACTCCCTGTACCCTACCGCCAGCATGATTAAGGTACCGATTATGTGCGGGATTTTCGACAAGATCGAAAAAGGTGAAATCCGGTTCGATCAGGAACTCATTTACCGGGATTCGCTGAAATACGACAATGGCGTCGTCGGCTCGTTTCGCGACAGCACGAGGATCGCGCTGCCCAAGGTGATCCATCTGATGATCTCTCAAAGCGACAACACCGGCAGCCTGTGGTTGCAGGCCATGGCGGGAGGAGGAAGCGCTATCAATCAATGGCTGGAAAAGAACGGGTTTACCAATACGCGCGTCAATTCACGTACGCCAGGGCGCAGGGATTTCCAGGCACGTTACGGCTGGGGCGTCACTACACCCCGCGAAATGGCGGAGCTGGTGGCTATGATCAGAAACGGAAAGGCGGTCGGTCGGGCTGCAAGCGACCGGATGTACCGGTACCTGGGAATGCAATTCTGGGATGGTGAGGCAATCTCGCAGCTGCCCTCCGACGTAA harbors:
- a CDS encoding carbohydrate-binding family 9-like protein; its protein translation is MKKAGLPIRKKRLYFFRIVCALAVAVAIISGASAQAPLLPRHYTCYRAEKGISVDGRLSERSWKKAAWTSSFVDIEGDKKPLPRQDTRVKMLWDDRYLYIAAQMEEEHIWAYQNKKDQIVYLENDFEVFIDPDGDTDNYYELEINAINNIFDLFLPKPYRKGGRAQIDWDIKGLKSAVTVDGTVNNARDKDKRWVVEIAIPFESLSIENVKPLIPADGAEWRINFSRVNWQHEIGEDGRYNRKRNAETGKIIPEYNWVWSPQGIINMHYPEYWGKLLFSAEKVGKAKGIAQK
- a CDS encoding serine hydrolase, yielding MTRTFTLFLLTLLTSSAGAQPDTISHAAIDKKLAAKLESVLAGFHGQAGVYVRNLKTNRIAAVNADSLYPTASMIKVPIMCGIFDKIEKGEIRFDQELIYRDSLKYDNGVVGSFRDSTRIALPKVIHLMISQSDNTGSLWLQAMAGGGSAINQWLEKNGFTNTRVNSRTPGRRDFQARYGWGVTTPREMAELVAMIRNGKAVGRAASDRMYRYLGMQFWDGEAISQLPSDVKVAAKSGAVDRAKSEVLLVHAPHGDYVFCIATKNQQDQRWQRDNEGYTLIRKVSAVIWDHFEPKSKWKPVDDSGRFWF